The following are encoded in a window of Phaseolus vulgaris cultivar G19833 chromosome 3, P. vulgaris v2.0, whole genome shotgun sequence genomic DNA:
- the LOC137805547 gene encoding uncharacterized protein, which yields MDGNHMSAIVTVPSPLLILQNHFSSLEGLETTYVGGDPYIGTSIAIVEFNYVHITVENHIGSKIWIDPNEMEKDASDTGKEIVRTKRKPRRPPKGTGKASSNHNVTMKVLVRNCSDHSPILASLASNSLKKVSNFRFFSMWLQDSSCLKLIYDSWNNKGLLLGIQQNLETARMSDIDGLLYQEKIAKEELNHALHCQYLFWKEIAKMFWFKYGDRNTTFFHVVVKRRNNSSGIHHLRIYNVVIEDPKIFEKHILDFYKTLYAESISHDPDTSNMKDFIGTYVPNLVSSEENMMLMKCPDFLEIKNVVFNLNGNSAPGPDGFGGVFYHSCWDIIGTNGRKIHDCIGIASEAINMLSKKVRGEEVLSRGLSKLMNDKKILHMASPQGQYVNNSKSSFFTMDYSARFVTKIQRILSCSHDCLPFNYLGVPIFVVAPKICFLQPLADKVKLKLASWKGKSLSMMGQIQLVNTMITGILAYSFNLYKWLVYLLKQVEQWCRNFIWTGDILKKGIATVNWDMICSPLENGGLSDGISIPDTVSQYWTSRYWNILLSLQQMPHLFSHIMVRADQDVPN from the exons ATGGATGGTAATCACATGTCTGCAATTGTGACTGTACCATCCCCATTGTTGATCCTGCAAAATCACTTTTCTTCTCTCGAGGGTTTGGAAACTACATATGTGGGAGGTGATCCTTATATTGGTACGTCTATTGCCATTGTTGAATTTAATTATGTCCATATCACTGTTGAAAATCATATTGGGTCAAAAATTTGGATTGATCCTAATGAGATGGAGAAGGATGCCAGTGATACTGGGAAGGAGATAGTTCGTACTAAAAGAAAACCCAGGAGACCACCAAAGGGGACTGGTAAAGCCAGTTCTAACCATAACGTCACAATGAag gttcttgttaGGAATTGTTCTGACcattcccctattcttgctagtcttgcCAGTAATTCTTTGAAAaaggttagcaattttcgtttcttttctatgtggcttcaaGACAGTTCATGTTTGAAGCTTATTTATGACTCTTGGAATAATAAG GGTCTCctccttggtattcaacaaaATTTAGAGACTGCTAGAATGTCTGATATTGATGGACTTCTCTATCAAGAAAAGATAGCTAAGGAGGAACTTAatcatgctcttcactgtcaatatttgttttggaaagaaataGCTAAAATGTTTTGGTTTAAATATGGGGATAGAAATACTACTTTTTTCCATGTTGTGGTtaaaaggagaaataattctagtgggattcatcaTTTACGGATTTATAATGTGGTTATTGAGGACCCTAAAATCTTTGAGaaacatattttggacttttacaaaactctttatgctgagtctatttctCATGATCCGGATACAAGTAATATgaaagattttattggtacttatgtTCCTAATTtggtttcctctgaggagaatatgatgttgatgaaatgtcctgattttttggaaatcaagaatgttgtttttaatcttaatggtaatagtgctcctggtcctgatggttttggtggtgttttctatcattcttgttggGATATTATTGGGACAAAC gggAGAAAGATTCATGATTGTATTGGTATTGCTTCAGAGGCTATTAACATGCTCTCTAAAAAGGTTCGAGGAG aggaagttctcaGTAGAGGTCTTTCTAAGCTtatgaatgataagaagattctacatatggctagtccgcaag GTCAATATGTTAACAAttctaagagtagttttttcaccatggattattctgcaagatttgtcaccaaaattcaacgtattctttcttgtagccatgattgtttgcctttcaattatttaggagtgcctatctttgttgttgctCCAAAGATTTGTTTTTTGCAACCTTTGGCGGATAAAGTCAAATtaaagctagcatcttggaaaggtaaatctcttagcatgatgggtcagattcagttggtcaatacgATGATTACGGGAATTCTAGCATATAgctttaatttgtataaatggcttgtttatcttcttaagcaagttgagcagtggtgtcgaaATTTTATATGGACCGGAGATATTCTGAAGAAAGGCATAGCTACTGTTAATTGGGATATGATTTGTTCTCcccttgagaatggag ggttatctgatggtattagcattccggatacagttTCTCAGTATTGGACAAGTCGTTATTGGAATATTTTGttgtctttacagcagatgcctcatctttttagtcatatAATGGTTAGGGCGGATCAGGATGTTCCTAATTga